A stretch of Streptomyces vietnamensis DNA encodes these proteins:
- a CDS encoding beta-ketoacyl-[acyl-carrier-protein] synthase family protein produces the protein MSDPEKGGRAVVVTGFGAVTPLGVGAGLLHERAVAGDVAAPGPHPAVRPADFTATDHLPRNLVRRTDRFTQLALVAADEALTQAGKRDGAPSPWRPERVACVIGCGLGGTSSFEAQREVYGREGAEFVSPLMVPQMMANAAAAHLSMRHGFRGESLCVASACSSGAQAVGTGMRLLASGAADAVVVGGAEAASSDLVAAAFANAGALSPSGSARPFDRDRDGFVIGEGAGILVLETAEGAARRGAEVLGAVRGYGATSDAHHVTAPEPTGGPAGRAVALALREAAVAPGELAYVNAHGTGTSLNDRLECEALRQALGADVLAELPLSSSKGALGHLFGAAGAVEAVATLQALRHGVAPPTAGLRRPDPALGPLDLVRTARKLTTRARGGRLFGLSTSFGFGGHNAALVLAVEGRS, from the coding sequence CACCCCGCTCGGCGTCGGCGCCGGCCTGCTCCACGAGCGCGCCGTCGCCGGGGACGTGGCGGCCCCCGGCCCCCATCCGGCGGTCCGGCCCGCGGACTTCACCGCGACCGACCACCTGCCGCGCAACCTGGTGCGCCGGACCGACCGGTTCACCCAGCTGGCCCTGGTGGCGGCCGACGAGGCCCTGACGCAGGCCGGGAAGCGGGACGGCGCGCCGTCGCCCTGGCGGCCCGAGCGCGTCGCCTGCGTCATCGGCTGCGGCCTCGGCGGTACGAGCTCGTTCGAGGCGCAGCGGGAGGTGTACGGCAGGGAGGGCGCCGAGTTCGTGTCGCCGCTGATGGTCCCGCAGATGATGGCCAACGCGGCCGCCGCACACCTCTCCATGCGGCACGGCTTCCGCGGCGAGAGCCTGTGCGTCGCGTCCGCGTGCAGCAGCGGCGCGCAGGCCGTCGGCACGGGCATGCGGCTCCTCGCCTCCGGCGCGGCCGACGCCGTCGTCGTGGGCGGCGCGGAGGCCGCCTCCTCGGACCTGGTGGCGGCCGCGTTCGCCAACGCCGGTGCGCTCTCGCCGAGCGGTTCCGCCCGCCCCTTCGACCGGGACCGGGACGGCTTCGTGATCGGCGAGGGGGCCGGGATCCTCGTCCTGGAGACGGCGGAGGGCGCCGCCCGGCGCGGGGCCGAGGTCCTCGGAGCCGTACGGGGGTACGGGGCGACCTCCGACGCCCATCACGTCACCGCGCCCGAGCCCACCGGCGGGCCCGCGGGCAGGGCGGTCGCGCTCGCGCTGCGGGAGGCCGCGGTGGCGCCCGGGGAGCTGGCGTACGTGAACGCCCACGGGACCGGCACCTCCCTCAACGACCGTCTGGAGTGCGAGGCCCTGCGGCAGGCCCTCGGGGCCGACGTCCTCGCCGAGCTGCCCCTCTCCTCCTCCAAGGGCGCCCTCGGGCACCTCTTCGGGGCGGCGGGCGCGGTCGAGGCCGTCGCCACCCTGCAGGCGCTGCGGCACGGCGTCGCGCCCCCGACGGCGGGGCTGCGCCGTCCGGACCCGGCGCTCGGCCCGCTCGACCTGGTGCGTACGGCGCGCAAGCTCACCACGCGCGCGCGTGGGGGCCGGCTGTTCGGGCTCTCCACCTCCTTCGGTTTCGGCGGACACAACGCGGCCCTGGTCCTGGCCGTGGAAGGACGGTCCTGA
- the fabI gene encoding enoyl-ACP reductase FabI: MLGFSGRRYLVTGVLNDDSIAWHTARALQEAGAEVLLTGFGRTRRITEAAASGLPFPADVLELDVTRPEDLDALTKELERRWGAVDGVLHAIAAAPQSALSGNFLTTSVESATLALRTAAFSLHSLTTALAPLLREGGGAGAARGSVVGLDFDSSGAWPGYDWMGVGKATLGAVCRYLALYLGHSGIRVNLVAAGPVETVAGRAVSTFDRIADRWEQEAPLGWSRADPARLVGPVLFLLSDLAATVTGEIVHADGGMHAVRMGANAVGEPPGIGAPPRTGKEDRS; encoded by the coding sequence CTGCTCGGCTTCTCGGGGCGCCGCTATCTGGTGACCGGCGTCCTCAACGACGACTCGATCGCCTGGCACACCGCGCGGGCGCTCCAGGAGGCGGGCGCGGAGGTCCTGCTCACGGGCTTCGGGCGGACCCGGCGGATCACGGAGGCGGCGGCCTCCGGCCTCCCGTTCCCGGCCGACGTCCTGGAGCTCGACGTGACGCGCCCCGAGGACCTCGACGCGCTCACGAAGGAGCTGGAGCGCCGCTGGGGCGCGGTCGACGGCGTCCTGCACGCGATCGCCGCCGCCCCGCAGTCCGCGCTCAGCGGCAACTTCCTCACCACGTCCGTCGAGAGCGCGACCCTCGCCCTGCGCACGGCGGCGTTCTCGCTGCACTCGCTGACCACCGCGCTCGCCCCGCTGCTGCGCGAGGGCGGGGGCGCCGGGGCGGCCAGGGGCAGCGTCGTCGGGCTCGACTTCGACTCGTCCGGGGCCTGGCCGGGATACGACTGGATGGGCGTCGGCAAGGCCACGCTCGGCGCGGTCTGCCGCTACCTCGCGCTCTATCTGGGGCACTCCGGCATCCGCGTCAACCTCGTCGCCGCCGGCCCGGTCGAGACCGTGGCCGGGCGGGCCGTCAGCACCTTCGACCGGATCGCCGACCGCTGGGAGCAGGAGGCGCCGCTCGGCTGGAGCCGCGCCGATCCGGCCCGGCTCGTCGGCCCCGTCCTGTTCCTGCTCTCGGACCTGGCGGCCACCGTCACCGGGGAGATCGTGCACGCGGACGGCGGGATGCACGCCGTCCGCATGGGGGCGAACGCCGTCGGCGAACCCCCGGGCATCGGCGCCCCGCCCCGCACCGGCAAGGAGGACCGCTCATGA